The window ACTTTTGTCTCAGCATTTTGCGTCTCAGGAGCTCAGGAGACTTCCATGTGGAAAATCAATAATATTTCTAGCCAGGTAGCTTACTTTGTTGTTTTTGACAGCTAATAGAATGGGAACAAAGTGAATTATGCAACCTAAAATAACATATTCTTTAGCACTAGGGAGCCTGGCAAGAAGCGCATAGGCAATCAGAAGTTGGGTTTCCCAGAGCCACTTTAAAGCCTGCGTGCATCTATACGGTTGAAAGTTAAAAGTCATGTATTCCTCCAATTtgcaaggaaattaaaatgtaCAAGCTGTTTTTTAACGACATGCGAGACCAAGCCAGAGCTTTCTGTGCCCACTTGGAATAGGTTTCTCTTAATAGAGAAGACATAAGAATAAAAACCTTTAGAGCTGAtggggggaaagagaagaataaagagAGAGCTGTTACATCGTTTTGCACATCAGCTAGGGAGTACTTCACTGGGTATGGGGAGATCATTAAGAGCTGCTAGTATGTTTTCAACAGCTTCCTCTGTTATCATGTAGGTGGCCTTGTGTGTTTTAATGCCGAGGTGAGGCGTTATAATGACGTTCTTTAATTTTAACAATGCATGATCCCTGGAAGAAAGGTAAAAAGAGATGCTTAAGTTACCTACTGCTGTTCGTACAAATAAAGAGGAGTCTCACTTTGGCTTTTGCACCGTATTTAAATATGAAGTTATTTTAATATAACTTCACAAGTCCCGCTTACATCCATAGAACCTGATTATGCGTGTTCAAGTGATTTTGGACATTAAATGGACATGTTAGGAGTTTATACTGTGCTCTTTTGTCCAGAAACAGGCTTTTGCTATTAGGCAGGAATTTGAACTATGTCAGAAGAGGATTAAGCCCTCCTGACACATTAACTTTACACAATGGCCTGAGCGACCGTTTCGATTCACATAATGGACAGTGATGTCCTGGCACACAAGACATAACAAGACCAAACTCCCCACAGCCCAAAATGCAGCCAGCGCAGTTAACTCCGTGAGGCACCATTGTGGTAGAGGTGCCTTTTTGCAGCTCGGTAGCAGCGCTTCAGCCTTGGATGGGGGAAACAAGCCCGCGGGGAGGGAAATCTCGGGGCAATGCGGTGCAGCAGGTCTAAGACGACTCAAGCGGCAAATGACCCATTCACGGCAAGTTGCACCTTCAGATAAAGCCATTTGTAAGTGAAGCGCTGCTGCAGCTTCATATGGTGATTCTAGGGAGGGGGTTTAATGCTCCCCTCGGCACAccagccccctcctgctgctTCCTGGCTTCCCTTTGACCTGTTATCAGACCCAACGTCGGGGCTGCCTCCCATTCGTATGCGCGGCACTTCACAGAGACCTCCGCCCCAGGGGATGCCAgacccctgccctgctgctgcggggctgTCTCCTGCCTCCGGCAGGGCTCACCCCTCGCATCCTTGCTGAGAAATAGGCAGAGATGGCAACCTGGGCAGCGGTTCCGGGTAGGTGACATCCAAAGCTGCGGCCCTGATCACACCGCTCTGCAGCGCCGTCACCAGCGCCTCTTGGTCAATTACACCACCTGGCGTGGAATAAAAGTGTCTCTGAGTGTCATTTGCAGGTAACGATCTGAGAGCAAAAACAGACTagaaggggagaaagaggcaTTTTCGCCATGCCTGATCTGTCCTGCGCTGCCTGTAACACAACAGGAGCTGGCTCACACTTTCTCCTCAGGCCCCTTTGGGGTTCTGGATGGTACCTCGGCTGATGTTAATGAGAGTAGCTGTGGGTTTCATCAGCTCCAGCTCTCTCTTCCCAATCAGCTTGTGTGTCTGAGGTGTCAGGCTCACCACTACCATCACAAAATCTGCCTGCTGGAGCAAACCGTCCATCTTTTTGCAGTAAGCAGCGCCGACAGCTTGCTCCTCTTGCTCTttcctggtggggaaaaaaaaggatcacAGTGTATTTCAGGGCATCAGGCATGCAAATATGTTCTTCAGTGGTGTCCCTGGTATACAAACTAAAGGATTATTACATTCTTATAGCAAACAggtggcaaaaaagaaaaggtgaatttAGTTTCAGATGGCTGTTTAGGCCCTTCTGGAAGGCTTCAAGCTCTACAGCAGGTGATAAGATTGCATGCCTGCCTCTCAGCCACTGCAGTGCAGGGTCCAGGGGCTTCTTTCAAAGCCTGCAAGGGAACTAAGACTAAGCACTGGAACAGATGGCAGCATTCTCCAGGATCCCCTGTGGGGTAGGTGCACCTCACAGGACACGGTAATCACTCAAACCAGAGTAGTGGGATCCACCGGAACTCATCTGTGTGAACTCTGAGCATGCTGGCGGTCCCCATACTGTTGGCATCCTCCAGTGAGCCCGTCGTTTTCTGATGAGTGGAATCAGAAAGGCAGCTCTTGGGCAGGCTCCTTGGCTGCTCCAGGACTTCAACAAAATAAAGTATTCCACAAAAAACGTTACCAAAGCAGAGGAAGAGTTTTAGTTTGAACTTTTCACAATAGAAAAGGATACTTGCCATTTCTCCTGTTCTTTGTAAATTTAGCTGCCTGAACTTTGGGAACTAAAGAAGCAATGACAGGAGATTGTGTGTACAATCTTCTGCTCCCGATTGCAAGAGAATGGCTTTGAATTATCTCCTCCCTAAtctagaaataaagaaataagtcCACTAAGAAAATAACTTCAGTGTAACTTTGGACCATGTGTCTCCTAACACATGcacttcattgttttctttcagtgtccAGGTCAACAAACAGTGATTAAGTGGGTAAAGATTGGAACTACAGCCAGTTCTGGCAGACTGCATGTCGCTTCAGCACATAAGCTTGAAGTgtaaatgtactttaaaataagcaggtttttaatttctgttgcacTGTGCATTGATTTTTCATCACGGCACTCTTACattaaagatggaaaaatgtTAAACACAGGGAGTTAGTGATGATCTGCAGCaaaaaaaacagatttgtgccttattttcacttttttgtggTTTATGAAGAAATTCCAAAAGGTTTTAAGGAGGGTGTTCACTAGcactttttttaatgtgaaaagctGAGCTGTTTTTATCATTTCTGAAGTAATAGGAATGCCGAGCAAGGCTAGAGATTTCCGGCCTCATCTGCCCTTGTGATTTGGTTAGGGATAGCTAgagcctcctgctgcagcctgcatATGGAGAACATCACTGAAAGCCACGGGAGGTAGCACTgcagcttctcccttcccccagggaGAAGTAAAGTTGTCTCAGGGTAGATCACGGTTTATAGAAGTAAACATTTGTTCTGCTTGTTGGCTGCACCTTGCCTGATTGCAGCAGCCTTGAGCAGTACATGGGGATCTCCCACACCTTTACATTGAAGGGCCCCTATGTGCTGAACCTCTAACTCGGATCAGATTCCCAGATATGAAAGTTAGGAGGGGAGAGAAATAAAAGGTGAAATCCAGTTAAATGCTTGGCAAAACTCCTACTGGTTTGAAGAGAAACAAGGCTTTCTCCAGAACAGCTCTCAAGTTAATCAGTTTTCATATTGCACCAAGTATACGTTTCCTAGTACCCCAGCCATTCAGAGTTTCAACAAGATCACTCCtgaaatatggggaaaaaataaacaaaaggtaGAGTTATGCATCACTATAGTAAGGTATCGTAAGAATAAAAAAGGTATAAGCttgattttccctttcctgttcaCATCTCCAGGAAATGCTGGAATTTCTAATATAAAACCTAAACTAAGTTTCCAAGTGTTTAATCGCCAAGTAATTCCTTACATGACTGATTTGAGGCAACAGTTCTGTTTATATCTTTTGCTTTAATCTCGGCCCTATTCCCTCATTTCTTGCTATATTCCTGACATAATTCcttgaaaaggaaataatgactATCTAAAAGGGAGTTTCTGCTGTAATTAAGATCAAGACATATCTTTACCTCCGTGTCCTGTTGTGGTACAAAATGTTCATTTCAAATGCTTTTGCCCTCAGAGCAATCTTATACCCAATTCTGCCCATGCCAATAATCCCCAGAGTAGCTCCAGTAACTTCAACACCCAAAAAATCAGCTTCACAGTACTCCATACGCGAAGAAATTGCAATGTGATAGCCTGCAAGAAAAACACTCCAACATGAGAAATGAATGGGTTCTAACACAGAGGAACGCGGCAAAAGAGTCTGGGCTTGTTGTGCTACTATAGTACACCTTTAAAGGTTACAAACACACAATTTTAAATAGCAATGGTTTTTGTAACATCCTAGGTGACTCCCTAATAgatcttctttcccctccccatgtACGTGACGTTCCCATTTATTCTCACCCTACtacaaaaaagctttttaatgtaATCTCCCCTAAAAATCCCTTTAGATCCATAAAAATATCGCCCTGTTCTGCATCAGCAATCAAAATAATTATTGCCAGTAACACTGCAGACTTTGGAAATGTCACGTGGAGAATAACACGAGATGTTGCTTTTGCTACTTAGAATAAGAACAAGTTTCCTGTTCACCTCTGCCACTCTCcatggaaagcaaaatatgacttctttaaaaatcattactCGGTAATTTCCATAATTATCTGTTAAACCTGCAAAATTTTGCATAGTTCTATAACACCAAAAATAAACTTATATGCACAGAGACAGCACTTATTAGTCTGCTAGCAAGGTGACAGGCTTCTGATATTTCAGCCTTCTGATAGTGCTAGCTCTTCTAAAACATGAGCAGAATATTGTGAAAGTATCAAAACATGCCTCAGGATAAACTCAGTCACGCCAGGGCAGAGCTACCGGAAAGGTCACCACGGATAGTTTATGCAGATGGGAACAAAAAATTAATCTCCCTTTTAATCTGTCTCCTCTTTGTGAGGTAGAAACAGATTTAGGGGGAGACAAGTCTCCTTTGAGTTTCTATGAATCCTGCGGTACAGCTAGCAAATCAAAGGTTGGTAAATGTGATGGGATAAATCTGGAGGATCTCTTCCTGAAGCAGGAGGCATTCTAACCAAGCCAAGGGCGGGTTTACTCGGGGAAATGGCAAGAAAAGATTGTGGAAGAAACTAGAAAGGATACTACTAGCAGAAAGTGGAGCAGGCTGCCTTGTTGCTCTCTAATGCTCCTTAAATTCCCAGTTCTGCACCAATCCAGTTCAGTCCCTGAGAATAGGCCCGTGCCTCTGTCAGACCCAGCTTACAGCATATACCCTTATTCTGCTCCATTGTTGCCTCCCACATTCTTCTTCTGCCAGCCTGTGATTGCTGCGATCGTCTGATCTTTGGCATCCCCCATTTTTGGTCAATAGCGCTGTAACACTATCACACCAAGAAGCATGTCTTATGTCAGCCAAATGTCAAAATCACTGAAACTTCACTGCTGAAGAAGGTAATGAAATTTAAAGATTTCATATGTAGAAAGCACACTTCAGTTCATCTGAAACGGTTAAATTAAGTCTACAGCCGtatcatttcagtggccagtccagcccaaaccatgacacagctTCTAAGACCAAGCCCTGTCCATAAAGCAAAAATTTGAATCAAATGTGGTAAGATTCTGCTCAAGTATTTTCAACCCAGGCTGGTGACCTGTGAAAAAGGAACTCTTATGATTTTATTTATAACTGGTTGAAATATATGTTATGTATGTTTGTGTATAATGTAATAACTTAGGTATATttataatacataaaatacatgaaaatactGATTATTCTATTTGCCAACCCAACATATTTagattttcacattttatgtGAAACTATGTGCACTACAGATAACTCCAGGAAAAGTTAAGTTAATGGTAGGTAAATCTTGTATGATTTTTAGAAGCCACAAAAGAAGTGAGATGTTACCTTCCACTAGACTTCTAGCAGATGCCAGCAGCAAAGCCATCCCGGtatctgctgtgctgctggaaacagcacGTGGTGCATTAGCCATCTTCACACCAAAGCTAGCTACAAGTTTCAGATCCAGGTGATCCATCCCTACTCCTGAATTCGCAATCACTTTCAAGTTTggcaggctctggaggagctctTGGTCAATGACTGGTTTGTGCCACCACAAATAGACTGCTTGGACCTTTTTGCTcatatgctttttgttttcaagaaattCCTTCATGGTTATGAGGCAGAAATGTTTCTTCAGGAACACCACATGGCCATGCAGTATACCATGTATGCCACTGATTTCATTTACTAAAAGCCCCGGGAGCTCTCCTCCTCCCATGATCTGCACAAAGAAGAAAGACACAAAGTGTCACAAGACAGACATATAATTatttacagacattttaaagaaaaatcactttcacGTCCTGTTTCGTGACATCTATGACAAGAGATCTCATAAACCACGTATTTAGATAGGAAGGTAAACAAACCAAGACAAGAAAGCTGCTCTTTTAAGTATACTAccaattacacacacacacactgccacCAAGCTCATAACACACACAATTATTTCTCATTCATCACTTAGTTTCAGAGCACCAATAGTCTGGTGCGATAAATCCCCTTCCCTACCCCAAATCACAAATTACCATGTCTAAGTAGCTTAGAAAAATGTTGGACCAAATCTcgtttgtgaaaataaattgcacAGGTTCACCATGAACTTTGAGTTaccagattaatttttaaatgcttcagtcCAGAGATTTTTGCAGCCTCCTGTCCTGAAGAGACACCAGTGACTTCTTAATTGCAGTACCTTCTCCTGAGGCTACCCTAAGTTAACAAAATAATAGATGCTTAGGCAAGTGTTTTGCAAGAAGGA of the Larus michahellis chromosome 2, bLarMic1.1, whole genome shotgun sequence genome contains:
- the LOC141739108 gene encoding putative 2-ketogluconate reductase, encoding MIMGGGELPGLLVNEISGIHGILHGHVVFLKKHFCLITMKEFLENKKHMSKKVQAVYLWWHKPVIDQELLQSLPNLKVIANSGVGMDHLDLKLVASFGVKMANAPRAVSSSTADTGMALLLASARSLVEGYHIAISSRMEYCEADFLGVEVTGATLGIIGMGRIGYKIALRAKAFEMNILYHNRTRRKEQEEQAVGAAYCKKMDGLLQQADFVMVVVSLTPQTHKLIGKRELELMKPTATLINISRGGVIDQEALVTALQSGVIRAAALDVTYPEPLPRLPSLPISQQGCEGDHALLKLKNVIITPHLGIKTHKATYMITEEAVENILAALNDLPIPSEVLPS